Proteins from a single region of Pseudodesulfovibrio portus:
- a CDS encoding Na+/H+ antiporter NhaC family protein, producing the protein MKNLLSATFTLIIAAAVMIDPALAADASKGAANAQAFGMLTLIPPLIAIALAFLSKNVVLSLFLGVFSGCFMLDLKGWDIYNAMVGGFLRLSTEILNSLADSWNAGIVLQCLAIGGLIALVSKMGGAKAIADALSKRAKSPRSSQFATWLMGLFIFFDDYANSLTVGPIMRPVTDRMKVSREKLAFIIDATAAPIAGIALISTWVAYEVGLIRDGYQAIGVQANAYGIFVETIPYRFYNIFILAFIVFTIWFMREFGPMHKAETRARVEGKVLADDATPMAAEESTSLEPAAHVVPSVWSAILPIGTLIAAAFLGFYFNGYHAIDDPALLATVNASPFSFTAMRECFGASDASVVLFQAALVASLVAIAMAIFKKIMPIKEAIETFVTGVKSMNITAVILLLAWSLSGVMKELGTATYLVSILTDTLPPYLLPTIIFILGSIISFATGTSYGTMGILMPLAIPLSFALNPDPGFVILNVGSVLTGAIFGDHCSPISDTTILSSMGASCDHIDHVRTQLFYAVPVALIAILAGYLPAGLGMPVYLTLPVGLAATCLLVRFAGKKVAS; encoded by the coding sequence ATGAAAAATCTCCTTTCCGCCACTTTTACCCTCATCATCGCCGCCGCCGTGATGATCGACCCCGCCCTGGCCGCCGATGCGTCCAAGGGCGCTGCCAACGCGCAGGCATTCGGCATGCTCACCCTCATCCCGCCGCTCATCGCCATCGCCCTGGCATTCCTGAGCAAGAACGTGGTCCTTTCCCTGTTCCTGGGCGTGTTCTCCGGCTGCTTCATGCTCGACCTCAAAGGATGGGACATCTACAATGCAATGGTCGGCGGCTTCCTGCGGCTGTCCACCGAGATTCTCAACTCCCTGGCCGACAGCTGGAACGCGGGCATCGTACTCCAGTGTCTGGCCATCGGCGGCCTCATCGCCCTGGTCTCGAAGATGGGCGGGGCCAAGGCCATCGCCGACGCCCTGTCCAAGCGCGCCAAGTCCCCCCGCTCCTCCCAGTTCGCCACCTGGCTCATGGGCTTGTTCATCTTCTTCGACGACTACGCCAACTCCCTGACCGTGGGCCCGATCATGCGCCCGGTCACCGACCGGATGAAGGTCTCCCGCGAGAAACTCGCCTTCATCATCGACGCCACGGCCGCGCCCATCGCGGGCATCGCCCTGATCTCCACCTGGGTGGCCTACGAAGTCGGCCTGATCCGCGACGGCTACCAGGCCATCGGCGTCCAGGCCAACGCCTACGGCATCTTCGTGGAGACCATCCCGTACCGTTTCTACAACATCTTCATCCTGGCCTTCATCGTCTTCACCATCTGGTTCATGCGCGAGTTCGGCCCCATGCACAAGGCCGAGACCCGCGCCCGCGTCGAGGGCAAGGTCCTTGCCGACGACGCCACTCCCATGGCCGCCGAGGAGTCCACCAGCCTTGAGCCCGCAGCCCACGTGGTGCCCTCGGTCTGGTCGGCCATCCTGCCCATCGGCACCCTGATCGCGGCCGCCTTCCTGGGCTTCTACTTCAACGGCTACCACGCCATCGACGACCCGGCCCTGCTGGCGACCGTCAACGCCTCGCCCTTCAGCTTCACGGCCATGCGGGAATGCTTCGGCGCGTCCGACGCGTCGGTGGTCCTGTTCCAGGCCGCCCTGGTGGCCAGCCTGGTGGCCATCGCCATGGCCATCTTCAAGAAGATCATGCCCATCAAGGAAGCCATCGAGACCTTTGTCACCGGCGTGAAGTCCATGAACATCACCGCCGTCATCCTGCTCCTGGCCTGGTCCCTGTCCGGGGTCATGAAGGAGCTCGGCACCGCCACCTACCTGGTGTCCATCCTGACCGACACCCTGCCCCCGTACCTGCTGCCGACCATCATCTTCATCCTCGGCTCCATCATCAGCTTCGCCACCGGCACCTCCTACGGCACCATGGGCATCCTCATGCCGCTGGCCATCCCGCTGTCGTTCGCCCTGAACCCCGACCCGGGCTTCGTCATCCTCAACGTGGGCTCGGTCCTCACCGGGGCCATCTTCGGCGACCACTGCTCGCCCATCTCGGACACCACCATCCTGTCCTCCATGGGGGCCAGCTGCGACCACATCGACCATGTGCGCACCCAGCTGTTCTACGCCGTGCCAGTGGCCCTGATCGCCATCCTGGCGGGCTACCTCCCGGCGGGACTGGGCATGCCGGTCTACCTGACCCTGCCCGTGGGCCTGGCGGCCACCTGCCTGCTCGTCCGCTTCGCGGGGAAGAAGGTGGCGTCCTAG
- a CDS encoding acyl-CoA dehydrogenase family protein: protein MYTLRTLPGDDVRQIMWRFAERFDLQMSVQSARSIARSTVAKLVAEGARNTHEWTDQKDELLAAFDQSGLTALFMDPHQGGFIEGPKNLALSLVAFELAWVDAGAATSALASCLALAPIHEKGTTEQRDYYMSRCVPPQPGEDRQVWRGAFALTEPLPYVGVDTGVLCGKASVAEWQDGEEPMLQIDKRGRFITGMDFANFVTAAVESSDERIKGSFMVILEDTDEGLFDRGAPTMKMVHQLSSTRDPVLNLKVPASRIIGGYDLVDGVIVPKYNHSEIIGSVFHRTRIPVGLMTSAKLLSAVEPVIRYHRNRFRGGDSCTEGSPRFDKGIQSNEDALQRLADVWASGEAGASLAYAAARLADRFDPIEKAKEAHFKAQGVTSIRKQMGALKKLKDQVFELIDLEYAPAAERDQARFDELNNDTLVSYAYMEALAGVLNPGVKLWNTGEGANKMREAVSLVGGYGITEDCPGFLMQKWSDCQLEATYEGPEAVQRRHLTMTMPNEVFQHILSAWIKQMQRAGKDVPGLGGFVLASAMELWQYTLEYLQNAKDDEGRKLYHNKRQGVTFPMADALGWLLGPYFLASDVMELIEKGPMSPTLADGLDDLVAFYKDLTHVQAARAAGEVARICSELVYGFNTCRCNQPDGQLGDQANCTREDLKRFRELKAKVDMCMAGCRMARDRAGNALAGVMIPEALDYPIG, encoded by the coding sequence ATGTACACATTGCGCACTCTTCCGGGAGACGACGTTCGCCAGATCATGTGGCGTTTCGCCGAGCGTTTCGACCTTCAGATGTCCGTGCAGTCCGCCCGTTCCATCGCCCGTTCCACCGTCGCCAAGCTGGTGGCCGAAGGCGCGCGCAACACCCACGAATGGACTGACCAGAAAGATGAATTGTTGGCCGCCTTCGACCAGTCCGGCCTGACCGCGCTTTTCATGGACCCCCATCAGGGCGGTTTCATCGAGGGCCCCAAGAACCTGGCCCTCTCCCTGGTCGCCTTCGAGCTGGCCTGGGTGGACGCCGGTGCCGCGACCTCGGCCCTGGCCTCCTGCCTGGCCCTGGCTCCCATCCATGAGAAGGGCACCACCGAACAGCGTGACTACTACATGTCCCGCTGCGTGCCGCCCCAGCCGGGCGAGGACCGGCAGGTCTGGCGCGGCGCCTTCGCGTTGACCGAGCCGCTGCCCTACGTGGGCGTGGACACCGGCGTGCTTTGCGGCAAGGCCTCCGTGGCCGAGTGGCAGGACGGCGAGGAGCCCATGCTGCAGATCGACAAGCGCGGCCGGTTCATCACGGGAATGGATTTCGCCAACTTCGTGACCGCCGCCGTGGAATCCTCGGACGAGCGCATCAAGGGCTCCTTCATGGTCATCCTCGAAGATACCGACGAGGGTCTCTTCGACCGGGGCGCGCCCACCATGAAGATGGTCCACCAGCTTTCCTCCACCCGCGACCCCGTGCTGAACCTCAAGGTTCCCGCGTCCCGCATCATCGGCGGCTATGACCTGGTCGACGGCGTGATCGTGCCCAAATACAACCACTCCGAAATCATCGGGTCGGTCTTCCACCGGACCCGCATCCCGGTGGGGCTCATGACCTCGGCCAAGCTGCTTTCCGCAGTGGAGCCGGTCATCCGGTACCATCGCAACCGGTTCCGCGGCGGCGATTCCTGCACCGAGGGGTCCCCCCGTTTCGACAAGGGCATCCAGTCCAACGAGGACGCGCTCCAGCGTCTGGCCGACGTCTGGGCATCGGGCGAGGCGGGAGCCTCCCTGGCCTACGCCGCCGCCCGGCTGGCCGACCGGTTCGACCCCATCGAGAAGGCCAAGGAGGCCCATTTCAAGGCCCAAGGCGTGACCTCCATCCGCAAGCAGATGGGTGCGCTCAAGAAGCTCAAGGACCAGGTCTTCGAACTGATCGACCTTGAGTACGCCCCGGCCGCCGAGCGCGACCAGGCCCGCTTTGATGAACTGAATAACGACACCCTGGTTTCCTACGCCTACATGGAGGCCCTGGCCGGTGTCCTGAATCCCGGCGTGAAGCTGTGGAACACGGGCGAGGGCGCGAACAAGATGCGCGAGGCCGTGTCCCTGGTCGGCGGTTACGGCATCACCGAGGACTGCCCCGGCTTCCTCATGCAGAAGTGGTCGGACTGTCAGCTGGAGGCCACTTACGAAGGCCCCGAGGCCGTGCAGCGCCGCCACCTGACCATGACCATGCCCAATGAGGTTTTCCAACACATCCTGTCCGCCTGGATCAAGCAGATGCAGCGCGCGGGCAAGGACGTGCCGGGCTTGGGCGGTTTCGTGCTCGCTTCGGCCATGGAGCTGTGGCAGTACACGCTCGAGTACCTCCAGAACGCCAAGGACGACGAGGGCCGCAAGCTCTACCACAACAAGCGTCAGGGCGTGACCTTCCCCATGGCCGACGCCCTGGGCTGGCTGCTCGGACCCTACTTCCTGGCCTCGGACGTCATGGAGCTGATCGAAAAAGGTCCCATGTCCCCGACTCTGGCCGACGGTCTCGACGACCTGGTCGCCTTCTACAAGGACCTGACCCACGTCCAGGCCGCCCGCGCCGCAGGCGAGGTCGCCCGCATCTGTTCGGAACTGGTCTACGGCTTCAACACCTGCCGGTGCAATCAGCCCGACGGCCAACTGGGCGATCAGGCCAACTGCACCCGCGAGGACCTCAAGCGGTTCCGCGAGCTCAAGGCCAAGGTCGACATGTGCATGGCAGGCTGCCGCATGGCCCGTGACCGCGCGGGCAACGCCCTTGCCGGTGTCATGATCCCTGAAGCACTCGACTATCCCATCGGTTAA
- a CDS encoding antibiotic biosynthesis monooxygenase family protein, translating into MPTPKPPYYAVIFTSVRTEADDGFGETAGRMLELARSMPGFLGVDSAREDVGITVSYWESPEAIRAWRDHPEHTEARRLGREKWYASFTTRVCRVERENRFSRKA; encoded by the coding sequence ATGCCCACGCCCAAGCCCCCATACTATGCGGTGATCTTCACCTCGGTCCGCACGGAAGCTGACGACGGCTTCGGCGAAACGGCCGGACGCATGCTCGAACTGGCCCGGTCCATGCCCGGCTTCCTGGGCGTCGACTCGGCCCGGGAGGATGTCGGCATCACCGTCTCATACTGGGAGAGCCCGGAGGCCATCCGGGCCTGGCGGGACCACCCGGAACACACCGAAGCGCGACGGCTGGGCCGGGAAAAATGGTACGCATCCTTCACCACGCGCGTCTGCCGGGTCGAACGGGAAAACCGATTCTCCCGCAAAGCCTGA
- a CDS encoding class I adenylate cyclase, whose protein sequence is MSDPSTNIRTLATRMRDVAAAPSLTEGPGIGGLTVEFMDWCDAHPRPTRQDAAPHSDAVLSLYAVANGTKDVQAVQNCLQAMVRSGRFGRILASRFINGKAVPLRNLSAKIVLWPAHDRLALVHEMLSDFPGDNDRETLSWLESLLKPLMASDPMELVPFVERLGDMGETLTFPVKQAIVGGLFGRWLANRISNHLEGEELRQICHVVRGLGDPRYVEVMAKGMERGRITPDACSLRTIAAVGEAGSKTVMGVLIKTLSNAANGLAGPCLDAIIAQDHPAAGKILASARTRMPGLKQAALSRAPLLGDKGYVQYIKALPEKQQLEAHLEMLGVLEAIAPDYVRNISRKGLGKDVSIQALARDAHPKQPERTPPPEPPKTGFFSRFFKGRPKTLEGLLPKFRNVRDQELPFSVVEKEELDGRELTGLILSSSVFSSTTMLRTRIANTALDEASFTDCAAAGATFSNVDFSKASFHGVTFGKCAFNDCVLTGATFVDCEFNECRFRGCSIGEATFQQTKLNLCGLTATSLAGASFYSCSVRTTRFEAADLTFTELLGCDFRGVEFLSSVLHAVYVRDCNLISIEMPRTTVTRSIIKNSDAGHPLFLANRVRQMTVFARELEKSGAPATKEKDAFLAQKTLTAWSRELTFMRRERHMLDNNRTRLARAMNTMSRNQQGFMRLLPLMLDSDVFEKRFDFGRTPSCRVWGYYPSQTTLELAKYYFGALPERDSSPDVRILAVYAMGSMGTVAQSADSDLDCWVCYDGDLTIAMENGLKRKLEALGLWAESEFGLEAHFYPMRMDDVRDNRFLAGDEESSGSAQALLLKEEFYRTALRLAGKNLAWWVTSAGISRKNYEACMLAARRYPLAGKPRLEDFGHLAPVPPDEYFGGSLWQIVKAVRAPFKSVLKLGLLETYAAPGAKSLPLCDRIKHNLTRNRKGKLDTDPYTALFSTLHVYYQQRKQNEAASLLKESFRLKANLADIPFFMNLPTRPEDESVISVLFGSGYVEPDRIAGVNKTWPFDKSLKMGASVRQYMVDTYKRIQSGMAGKTKAFINPEDLTRLGRRIGANFSKKPHKIMRVPLMDTSGNGFPLLHFSADKVPGKRAVWTVRGGTQDEAKQAAPTIQPLFRSFDPAHVLAWLLANRLYHPRGLIQADRSIAPIAVHDLQKVMSALYDFFPFDETFERDINEGLQPERITRIFLILNLTAAPETRKVEQATAIYATNWGEMFCRTFLRPGQLFENTPSQFLVQKLEQPMEGMPEMGLFIPKGSQCKRINLA, encoded by the coding sequence ATGAGCGACCCATCCACGAACATACGGACACTGGCCACGCGCATGCGCGACGTGGCCGCTGCGCCGAGCCTGACCGAGGGGCCGGGAATCGGCGGCCTGACCGTGGAGTTCATGGACTGGTGCGACGCCCATCCCCGGCCGACGCGGCAGGACGCCGCCCCCCACTCGGACGCGGTGCTCTCCCTGTACGCCGTGGCCAACGGGACCAAGGACGTGCAGGCCGTGCAGAACTGCCTCCAGGCCATGGTCCGTTCCGGGCGTTTCGGACGCATCCTCGCCTCCCGGTTTATCAACGGCAAGGCCGTGCCCTTGCGCAACCTGTCGGCCAAGATCGTGCTCTGGCCCGCCCACGACCGGCTGGCCCTGGTTCATGAGATGCTGTCCGACTTCCCGGGCGACAACGACCGCGAAACCCTAAGCTGGCTCGAAAGCCTGCTCAAGCCGCTCATGGCCTCGGACCCCATGGAGCTGGTGCCCTTCGTGGAACGGCTGGGCGACATGGGCGAGACCCTGACCTTCCCGGTCAAGCAGGCCATTGTCGGCGGACTGTTCGGGCGCTGGCTGGCCAACCGCATTTCCAACCACCTGGAAGGGGAGGAACTCCGGCAGATCTGCCACGTCGTCAGGGGATTGGGCGACCCCCGTTACGTCGAGGTCATGGCCAAGGGCATGGAGCGCGGGCGCATCACCCCGGACGCCTGCTCCCTGCGCACCATCGCCGCCGTGGGCGAAGCGGGCAGCAAGACCGTCATGGGCGTGCTGATCAAGACTCTGTCCAACGCCGCCAACGGGCTGGCCGGGCCGTGCCTGGACGCCATCATCGCCCAGGACCACCCTGCGGCGGGAAAGATACTGGCCTCGGCCCGCACCCGGATGCCCGGGCTGAAACAGGCCGCCCTGTCCCGCGCGCCCCTGCTCGGCGACAAGGGCTACGTCCAATACATCAAGGCCCTGCCCGAAAAGCAGCAGTTGGAGGCCCACCTGGAGATGCTCGGAGTCCTGGAGGCCATAGCCCCGGACTACGTGCGCAACATCTCCCGCAAGGGACTCGGCAAGGACGTGTCCATCCAGGCCCTGGCCAGGGACGCGCACCCCAAGCAGCCCGAACGCACGCCCCCGCCCGAACCGCCCAAGACCGGCTTCTTTTCCCGCTTCTTCAAGGGCCGCCCCAAAACACTGGAGGGGCTGCTTCCCAAATTCCGCAATGTGCGCGACCAGGAACTGCCCTTTTCCGTGGTGGAAAAGGAGGAGCTGGACGGACGCGAACTGACCGGCCTGATCCTGTCTTCGTCGGTCTTCTCCAGCACCACCATGCTGCGGACCCGGATTGCGAACACGGCCCTGGACGAGGCGAGCTTCACCGACTGCGCGGCGGCGGGAGCGACATTTTCGAACGTGGATTTCTCCAAGGCGAGCTTTCACGGCGTCACCTTCGGCAAGTGCGCCTTCAACGACTGCGTCCTGACCGGCGCGACCTTCGTGGACTGCGAATTCAACGAGTGCCGGTTCCGGGGCTGCTCCATCGGCGAGGCCACCTTCCAGCAGACGAAGCTGAACCTGTGCGGCCTGACCGCCACCTCCCTGGCCGGTGCGTCCTTCTACAGCTGCTCGGTGCGCACCACCCGCTTCGAGGCCGCCGACCTGACCTTCACGGAACTCCTGGGCTGCGACTTCCGGGGCGTGGAATTCCTCTCCTCGGTGCTCCATGCCGTGTACGTCCGGGACTGCAACCTGATCTCCATCGAGATGCCCCGCACCACGGTCACCCGCTCGATCATCAAGAACTCCGACGCGGGCCACCCGCTCTTCCTGGCCAACCGGGTGCGGCAGATGACCGTGTTCGCCCGCGAGCTCGAAAAATCCGGCGCGCCGGCCACAAAGGAAAAGGACGCGTTCCTGGCCCAGAAGACCCTGACCGCATGGTCCCGCGAACTGACCTTCATGCGGCGGGAACGGCACATGCTGGACAACAACCGCACCCGGCTGGCCCGGGCCATGAACACCATGAGCCGCAACCAGCAGGGTTTCATGCGGCTGTTGCCGCTGATGCTGGACTCGGACGTGTTCGAGAAGCGATTCGATTTCGGCCGCACGCCGTCCTGCCGGGTCTGGGGATACTACCCGAGCCAGACCACCCTGGAGCTGGCCAAATACTATTTCGGTGCCCTGCCGGAGCGGGACTCCTCGCCGGACGTCCGCATCCTGGCCGTGTACGCCATGGGCAGCATGGGCACCGTGGCCCAGTCCGCCGACTCGGACCTGGATTGCTGGGTCTGCTACGACGGCGACCTGACCATCGCCATGGAAAACGGCCTCAAGCGCAAGCTGGAGGCGTTGGGATTGTGGGCCGAGAGCGAGTTCGGCCTTGAGGCGCATTTCTACCCCATGCGCATGGACGACGTCCGCGACAACCGCTTCCTGGCCGGGGACGAGGAGAGCTCGGGATCGGCCCAGGCCCTGCTCCTGAAGGAGGAGTTCTACCGCACCGCCCTCAGGCTGGCGGGCAAGAACCTGGCCTGGTGGGTCACTTCGGCCGGCATTTCGCGCAAGAACTACGAGGCATGCATGCTCGCGGCCCGCCGCTATCCGCTGGCAGGCAAGCCCCGACTGGAGGACTTCGGCCATCTCGCCCCGGTGCCGCCGGACGAATACTTCGGCGGTTCCCTGTGGCAGATCGTCAAGGCCGTGCGCGCGCCCTTCAAATCCGTGCTCAAGCTCGGCCTGCTCGAGACCTACGCCGCACCCGGTGCCAAGAGCCTGCCGCTGTGCGACCGCATCAAGCACAACCTGACCCGCAACCGCAAGGGCAAGCTGGACACCGACCCCTACACGGCCCTGTTCTCCACCCTGCACGTCTATTACCAGCAACGGAAACAGAACGAGGCGGCATCCCTGCTCAAGGAGTCCTTCCGGCTCAAGGCGAACCTCGCGGACATCCCGTTCTTCATGAACCTGCCCACACGGCCCGAGGATGAAAGCGTGATTTCGGTCCTGTTCGGCTCGGGCTACGTGGAGCCCGACCGCATAGCCGGGGTCAACAAAACCTGGCCCTTCGACAAATCGCTCAAGATGGGGGCAAGCGTCCGCCAGTACATGGTGGACACCTACAAGCGCATCCAGTCGGGCATGGCCGGCAAGACCAAGGCGTTCATCAACCCCGAGGACCTGACCCGGCTCGGCCGCCGCATCGGCGCCAACTTCTCCAAGAAACCCCACAAGATCATGCGGGTGCCGCTCATGGACACCAGCGGAAACGGGTTCCCCCTGCTCCACTTCTCGGCGGACAAGGTCCCCGGCAAGCGGGCGGTCTGGACCGTTCGCGGCGGGACCCAGGACGAAGCCAAGCAGGCCGCCCCGACGATCCAGCCCCTGTTCCGCAGCTTCGACCCCGCTCACGTGCTCGCCTGGCTGCTGGCCAACCGCCTCTATCATCCCAGGGGACTCATCCAGGCGGACCGCTCCATAGCGCCCATTGCCGTTCACGATCTGCAAAAAGTCATGTCCGCACTCTACGACTTCTTCCCCTTCGACGAGACCTTCGAGCGGGACATCAACGAGGGGCTGCAGCCCGAACGGATCACCCGGATCTTCCTGATCCTCAACCTGACTGCGGCCCCGGAGACGCGGAAGGTGGAACAGGCCACGGCCATCTACGCCACCAACTGGGGCGAGATGTTCTGCAGGACATTCCTCCGCCCCGGCCAGTTGTTCGAGAACACGCCCTCCCAGTTCCTCGTGCAGAAGCTGGAACAGCCCATGGAAGGCATGCCCGAGATGGGACTGTTCATCCCCAAGGGCTCGCAATGCAAACGGATCAACCTGGCGTAG
- a CDS encoding DNA polymerase III subunit delta' produces MTLHDDPLAGLVGQEHAVKRLNAIAHDPPQSIVIEGGDAESRFALSLYWAMRLNCGSGHVKRHGPCGQCPACRQISSLAFNDLILFDGREGLIKVDPVRQMRSTWGQPPNGDGYRVTIFAEAQMFMTEAANALLKSLEEPRPGNVFILAAPQRERLLETLVSRSWVVTLAWPGTRDNPPEITEWTTALATFWQTRRGWFQRTSTKGAVNKDLAMQVVLGMQRELREAMSGSNGTPLSVTLSQQYDARGLRRIGLILDQAQDALNTQVPVNPAMVLDWVATRMV; encoded by the coding sequence ATGACGTTGCACGATGATCCGCTGGCCGGTCTGGTCGGTCAGGAGCATGCGGTCAAGCGACTGAACGCCATTGCCCACGATCCCCCCCAGTCCATCGTCATCGAAGGGGGCGACGCGGAGTCCCGTTTCGCTCTTTCCCTGTATTGGGCCATGCGGCTCAACTGCGGGTCCGGACACGTCAAGCGCCACGGCCCTTGCGGCCAATGCCCGGCGTGCAGGCAGATTTCGAGCCTCGCCTTCAACGACCTGATCCTTTTCGACGGCCGCGAAGGGCTGATCAAGGTGGACCCGGTGCGGCAGATGCGCTCCACCTGGGGCCAGCCGCCCAACGGCGACGGCTATCGCGTGACCATCTTTGCCGAGGCCCAGATGTTCATGACCGAGGCGGCCAACGCCCTGCTCAAGTCGCTGGAGGAGCCGAGGCCCGGCAACGTGTTCATCCTGGCCGCGCCCCAGCGCGAGCGGCTGCTTGAAACCCTGGTCTCCCGCTCCTGGGTGGTCACCCTGGCCTGGCCGGGCACCCGCGACAACCCGCCCGAGATCACGGAGTGGACCACGGCCCTGGCGACCTTCTGGCAGACCCGGCGCGGCTGGTTCCAGCGCACTTCGACCAAGGGCGCGGTGAACAAGGACCTGGCCATGCAGGTAGTTCTCGGCATGCAGCGCGAACTGCGCGAGGCCATGTCGGGCTCCAATGGGACCCCCCTTTCCGTCACCCTGTCCCAGCAATACGACGCCCGGGGACTCCGGCGCATCGGCCTCATTCTCGACCAGGCCCAGGACGCCCTCAACACCCAGGTGCCGGTCAACCCGGCCATGGTTTTGGATTGGGTGGCGACCCGCATGGTGTAG
- a CDS encoding GNAT family N-acetyltransferase gives MHIVPYSGHDCDAIVDLITTIQIREFGVATSAEKQPDLRDIPGFYQQGAGNFWLAFEGGELAGTIALKDVGDGVCALRKMFVKKEFRGGERGVAGALMRTLLDWARERGVREIYLGTVDVYHAAHRFYEKSGFTEVARATVPDSVPLMDVDVKYYRYRF, from the coding sequence GTGCACATCGTCCCATACTCCGGTCACGACTGCGACGCCATCGTCGACCTCATCACCACCATCCAGATACGGGAGTTCGGCGTGGCCACGTCCGCCGAGAAGCAGCCCGACCTGCGCGACATCCCCGGCTTCTACCAGCAGGGGGCGGGCAACTTCTGGCTGGCCTTCGAGGGCGGGGAGTTGGCGGGCACCATCGCCCTGAAAGACGTGGGCGACGGCGTCTGCGCCCTGCGCAAGATGTTCGTGAAGAAGGAATTTCGCGGCGGGGAGCGGGGCGTCGCCGGTGCGCTCATGCGGACACTGCTTGATTGGGCGCGGGAGCGGGGCGTGCGGGAGATCTATCTCGGCACCGTGGACGTCTACCACGCGGCCCATCGGTTTTACGAGAAGTCCGGATTCACCGAAGTGGCCCGGGCAACGGTGCCGGATTCCGTGCCGCTCATGGACGTGGACGTGAAGTACTACCGTTATCGGTTCTGA
- a CDS encoding adenylosuccinate synthase translates to MSNIVVFGSQWGDEGKGKIVDMLAEKADAIVRFQGGNNAGHTLVVDGEQCILHLIPSGVLHPGKKCLIGNGVVLDPSVFCEELDKLDAKGIDVSPGRMMISKKTHVIMPYHRLMDSARESAKSAAGKIGTTGRGIGPCYEDKMNRCGIRAGDFTDMDLLKKKIAKALEEKNVLFQHLYGAEPMDAEAVFNEVKPVAERLVAYLGDVSSAIQEADSVLFEGAQGTHLDIDHGTYPFVTSSNTVTANAASGSGCSPRDLDRIIAIVKAYTTRVGSGPFPTELFDADGDYLQSQGHEFGATTGRKRRCGWLDLVVLRESARLNGPTDLAITKLDVLSGLKEIKLCTAYEYKGETISYPPQEQNGMAHVTPVYETMPGWDEDITQARSWDDLPQAAVNYLRRIEEITGVEIGYVSVGPDRVQTF, encoded by the coding sequence ATGTCCAATATAGTGGTTTTCGGTTCCCAGTGGGGGGACGAGGGCAAGGGAAAGATCGTCGACATGCTGGCCGAGAAGGCCGACGCAATCGTCCGTTTTCAGGGCGGCAACAACGCCGGTCATACCCTGGTCGTCGATGGCGAGCAGTGCATCCTGCACCTCATCCCGTCCGGCGTCCTGCATCCCGGCAAGAAATGTCTCATCGGCAACGGCGTGGTCCTGGACCCGTCCGTTTTCTGCGAGGAGCTGGACAAGCTCGACGCCAAGGGCATCGACGTGTCGCCCGGCCGCATGATGATTTCCAAAAAGACCCATGTGATCATGCCCTATCACCGGTTGATGGACAGCGCCCGCGAGTCCGCCAAATCGGCTGCCGGGAAGATCGGCACCACCGGTCGCGGCATCGGTCCCTGCTATGAGGACAAGATGAACCGTTGCGGCATCCGTGCCGGCGACTTCACCGACATGGACCTGCTCAAGAAGAAGATCGCCAAGGCGCTGGAGGAAAAGAACGTCCTGTTCCAGCACCTCTACGGCGCAGAGCCCATGGACGCGGAAGCGGTTTTCAACGAGGTCAAACCCGTTGCCGAGCGGCTGGTAGCCTATCTCGGCGACGTGTCTTCGGCCATTCAGGAAGCCGACAGCGTGTTGTTCGAGGGCGCGCAGGGCACGCACCTGGACATCGATCACGGCACCTATCCGTTCGTGACATCCTCCAACACGGTGACGGCCAACGCCGCGTCCGGTTCCGGCTGCTCGCCGCGCGACCTGGACCGCATCATCGCCATCGTCAAGGCGTACACCACCCGCGTGGGCAGCGGCCCGTTCCCCACCGAGCTGTTCGACGCCGACGGCGACTACCTGCAGAGCCAGGGGCACGAGTTCGGCGCCACCACCGGGCGCAAGCGCCGCTGCGGCTGGCTCGACCTGGTGGTGCTCAGGGAGTCCGCGCGCCTCAACGGCCCCACGGACCTGGCCATCACCAAGCTCGACGTGCTCTCCGGCCTCAAGGAGATCAAGCTCTGTACTGCCTACGAGTACAAGGGCGAGACCATCTCCTATCCGCCGCAGGAGCAGAACGGCATGGCCCACGTCACGCCGGTCTACGAGACCATGCCCGGCTGGGACGAGGACATCACCCAGGCCCGCTCCTGGGACGACCTGCCCCAGGCCGCCGTGAATTACCTGCGGCGCATCGAAGAGATCACCGGCGTCGAGATCGGCTACGTGTCGGTCGGCCCGGACCGCGTCCAGACATTTTAA